The following are encoded in a window of Platichthys flesus chromosome 11, fPlaFle2.1, whole genome shotgun sequence genomic DNA:
- the selenbp1 gene encoding methanethiol oxidase, with the protein MASCSGCGPGYRSPLEAMKGPREQIVYLPCIYRNTEVLKPDYLATVDVDPQSAAYCQVIHRLPMPNLRDELHHSGWNACSSCFGDASKSRNRLILPSLISSRIYVVDVGTNPRAPQLHKMVEPVDLFWKCNLANPHTSHCLGNGQIMISCIGDPSGNGKGGFVLLDGDTFEVVGNWEHPNEAAPFGYDFWYQPRHNVMISTEWGAPKALEDGFNPAHVQEGHYGSSIHVWDWTTHRKLQTLNLGEEGAVPLEVRFLHDPDATEGYVGCALQSNVFRFYKTPEGQWAAEKVINVPNKKVEGWKLPEMPGLITDILISLDDRFLYFSNWLHGDIRQYDITDRKNPRLVGQVFLGGSIVSDGPVKVLEDPENQPQPRPRIIQGRRVSGGPQMLQLSLDGRRLYVTTSLFSSWDKQFYPDLIKDGSVMMQIDVNSISGGLTLNENFLVDFGKEPGGPVLAHELRYPGGDCTSDIWV; encoded by the exons aTGG ccAGCTGTTCAGGATGTGGACCAGGGTACCGCAGCCCGCTGGAGGCCATGAAgg GTCCCCGGGAGCAGATTGTCTACCTTCCGTGTATCTATCGGAACACTGAGGTCCTCAAACCAGATTACCTGGCAACAGTCGACGTGGACCCGCAGTCTGCTGCCTACTGTCAG GTGATCCACCGGCTGCCGATGCCAAACCTTCGGGACGAGCTGCATCACTCCGGGTGGAacgcctgcagcagctgcttcgGAGACGCCTCCAAGAGCCGAAACCGTCTGATTCTGCCGTCGCTCATCTCCTCCAGGATCTACGTGGTCGACGTCGGGACCAATCCCAGAGCGCCTCAGCTGCACAAG ATGGTCGAACCCGTGGATCTGTTCTGGAAATGCAACCTGGCGAATCCTCACACGTCTCATTGTCTGGGTAACGGTCAGATCATGATCAGCTGCATTGGAGATCCGTCCGGTAACGGCaaag GTGGATTTGTTCTGCTGGATGGTGACACGTTTGAGGTGGTTGGGAATTGGGAGCATCCGAATGAAGCAGCGCCCTTTGGGTACGACTTCTGGTACCAACCTCGACACAACGTCATGATCAGCACTGAGTGGGGTGCACCTAAAGCTCTGGAAGATGGTTTTAATCCGGCCCACGTCCAGGAAG GTCACTACGGCAGCTCCATCCACGTTTGGGACTGGACGACCCACAGAAAGCTGCAGACGCTCAATCTCGGGGAAGAGGGCGCTGTTCCTCTCGAGGTCCGATTCCTCCACGACCCCGACGCCACCGAGGGCTACGTGGGCTGTGCTCTGCAATCAAACGTCTTCAGATTCTACAAAACTCCG GAAGGTCAATGGGCTGCTGAGAAAGTGATCAATGTTCCCAACAAGAAGGTGGAGGGATGGAAACTGCCAGAGATGCCTG GTCTGATCACAGACATCCTGATCTCATTGGACGACCGTTTCCTCTACTTCAGTAATTGGCTGCACGGTGACATCAGACAGTATGACATTACAGACAGGAAGAACCCCAGATTGGTCGGCCAG GTGTTTCTTGGAGGGAGCATTGTCAGTGACGGACCAGTCAAGGTCCTGGAGGACCCTGAAAACCAGCCGCAGCCCCGCCCACGCATCATCCAG gggAGGCGTGTCTCTGGAGGTCCTCAGATGTTACAGCTGAGTTTGGACGGTCGCAGACTTTACGTGACGACGTCTCTGTTCAGCAGCTGGGACAAACAGTTCTACCCCGACCTCATCAA agacgGCTCGGTGATGATGCAGATCGATGTGAACTCCATCAGTGGAGGTTTGACCCTAAACGAGAACTTCCTAGTGGATTTTGGTAAAGAACCCGGAGGTCCGGTTCTCGCCCATGAGCTGAGGTATCCAGGAGGAGACTGCACGTCCGACATCTGGGTGTGA
- the pi4kb gene encoding phosphatidylinositol 4-kinase beta isoform X1 → MMDDTESELSSAPSEQNSPSLSVSSSLSLPSTPSSSCAPPQALTPPLGVISEGAGELTLVIDAEVAQQACREVLQKVKLQQVEGDVTDLQAGPEPPPPPAALTAAVKQTKIRENEDDPEGPAPGSVKSARRRQRHNPSKQSWLLRLFESKLFDVSMAISYLHNSKEPGVQAYIGNRLFSFLHEEVDFFLPQLLNMYIHMDEDVGDAIKPYVVHRCRQSISFSLQCAWLLGAYSSDMHISTQRHSRGTKLRKLILSDELKPAGPRARREPLTLTPFCPVTSHTAGPGPLGGDHGLSPSKRTHQRSKSDATVSISLSSNLKRTASNPKVESSQDEDSSCSSDSLEFEAGPPVRLAPQREFIKSLMGIGKRLATLPTKEQKTQRLISELSLLNHKLPARVWLPTAAFDHHVVRVPHTQAVVLNSKDKAPYLIYVEVLECENFETSSVPIRIPENRIRSTRSVENLPDCGMSAEQRAGSFSVVPNYDNDDEAWSVDDIGELQVELPEVHTSSCDNISQFSVDSITSLESKEPVFIAAGDIRRRLSEQLAQAPTTFKRDPEDPSAVALKEPWEEKVRRIREGSPYGHLPNWRLLSVIVKCGDDLRQELLAFQVLQQLKSIYEQERVPLWIKPYKILVLSSDSGMIEPVMNAVSLHQVKKQSQLSLLDYFLQEHGAPTTEAYLSAQRNFVQSCAGYSLVCYLLQVKDRHNGNILLDAEGHIIHIDFGFILSSSPKNLGFETSAFKLTTEFVDVMGGPDGDMFNYYKMLMLQGLIAARKHMDRVLQIVEIMQQGTQLPCFHGSSTMRGLKERFHMSLTEEQLQLLIDQLVDGSMRSLTTKLYDGFQYLTNGIM, encoded by the exons ATGATGGATGACACAGAGTCTGAGCTTTCCTCCGCCCCCTCTGAGCAGAACAGcccctccctctccgtctcttcctccctctccctcccctccacgcCCTCGTCGTCGTGCGCCCCCCCCCAGGCCCTCACCCCCCCCCTGGGTGTGATCAGCGAGGGGGCAGGGGAGCTCACCCTGGTCATCGACGCGGAGGTGGCTCAGCAGGCGTGTCGGGAGGTGCTGCAgaaggtgaagctgcagcaggtggagggcGATGTCACAGACCTGCAGGCTGGTCcagaacccccccctccccccgcagCTCTGACAGCCGCCGTGAAGCAGACGAAGATCCGCGAGAACGAGGACGACCCGGAAGGCCCGGCCCCCGGCTCGGTGAAAAGCGCCCGGCGGCGGCAGAGACACAATCCGTCCAAACAGTCGTGGCTGCTCCGCCTGTTTGAGTCCAAGCTGTTTGATGTTTCCATGGCGATCTCTTACCTGCACAACTCGAAGGAGCCGGGCGTCCAGGCGTACATCGGGAACCGGCTCTTCAGCTTCCTGCACGAGGAGGTGGACTTCTTCCTGCCGCAGCTCCTCAACATGTACATCCACATGGACGAAGACGTCGGGGATGCTATCAAGCCATACGTG GTTCATCGCTGCAGACAGAGCATCTCCTTCAGTCTTCAGTGTGCCTGGCTTCTTGGAGCATACTCCTCCGACATGCACATCTCCACTCAGCGTCACTCCAGAGGAACCAAACTGAGAAAACTCATCCTGTCCGATGAACTCAAACCCGCAGGGCCTCGAGCTCGCAGGGAACCCCTGACTCTGACACCTTTCTGTCCCGTAACGTCTCACACAGCTGGCCCTGGACCCCTTGGAGGAGACCATGGCCTGTCGCCCTCCAAACGGACTCATCAGCGCTCCAAGTCCGACGCCACAGTCAGCATCAGCCTGAGCAGCAACCTGAAAAGGACGGCCAGTAACCCAAAGGTGGAGAGCAGCCAGGACGAG gacagcagctgcagctcagacagtCTGGAGTTTGAGGCTGGTCCC cccGTGCGACTGGCTCCTCAGAGGGAGTTCATTAAGTCTCTGATGGGGATCGGGAAGCGTTTGGCGACGCTGCCGACCAAAGAGCAAAAGACTCAGCGTCTGATCTCCGAGCTGTCGCTGCTCAACCACAAGCTGCCGGCTCGAGTGTGGCTGCCCACGGCCGCTTTTGACCACCACGTGGTCCGAGTGCCGCACACACAGGCCGTGGTTCTGAACTCCAAAGACAAg GCCCCGTACCTGATCTATGTGGAGGTTCTGGAGTGTGAGAACTTCGAGACGTCCAGCGTTCCGATACGGATCCCGGAGAACCGGATCAGGAGCACACGTTCTGTGGAGAATCTGCCAGACTGCGGCATGTCGGCGGAGCAGAGAGCCGGCAGCTTCTCCGTGGTCCCAAACTACGACAACGACGACGAGGCCTGGTCTGTCGACGACATCGgagagctgcaggtggag CTTCCAGAGGTCCACACCAGCAGCTGTGACAACATCAGTCAGTTCTCTGTCGACAGTATCACCAGTCTGGAGAGCAAAGAGCCTGTGTTCATCGCCGCTGGAGACATCAG GCGCCGTCTCTCGGAGCAGCTGGCTCAGGCCCCCACCACCTTCAAACGGGACCCAGAGGACCCGTCGGCTGTGGCCCTGAAGGAGCCCTGGGAAGAGAAGGTCCG GAGGATCAGAGAAGGATCTCCATACGGACACCTCCCAAACTGGAGGCTTTTGTCTGTTATTGTTAAATGTGGAGACGACCTGAGACAGGAGCTGCTCGCCTTccaggtgctgcagcagctcaag TCGATCTATGAACAGGAGCGGGTTCCCCTCTGGATCAAGCCCTATAAGATCCTGGTGCTGTCGTCGGACAGCGGGATGATCGAGCCGGTGATGAACGCCGTGTCCCTCCACCAGGTGAAGAAGCAGAGCCAGCTGTCTTTGCTCGACTACTTTCTGCAGGAACACGGAGCTCCCACCACTGAGGCCTACCTGTCCGCTCAGAGGAACTTCGTGCAGAGCTGTGCTGGGTACAGCCTCGTCTGTTACCTGCTGCAGGTCAAAGACAG gCACAACGGAAACATCCTGCTGGACGCTGAAGGTCACATCATCCACATTGACTTCGGCTTCATCCTCTCCAGCTCACCCAAAAACCTTGGCTTCGAAACGTCCGCCTTCAAACTCACAACCGAGTTTGTGGAT GTGATGGGGGGTCCAGACGGCGACATGTTCAACTACTacaagatgttgatgcttcagGGTCTGATTGCCGCCAGAAAACACATGGACCGGGTTCTGCAGATTGTGGAGATCATGCagcaag gtaCTCAGCTGCCATGTTTCCACGGTTCCAGCACCATGCGAGGTCTGAAGGAACGTTTCCACATGAGTCTGacggaggagcagctgcagctgctgattgaTCAGCTGGTCGACGGATCGATGAGGTCACTGACCACCAAACTGTACGATGGCTTCCAGTACCTCACTAACGGCATCATGTGA
- the pi4kb gene encoding phosphatidylinositol 4-kinase beta isoform X3 has product MMDDTESELSSAPSEQNSPSLSVSSSLSLPSTPSSSCAPPQALTPPLGVISEGAGELTLVIDAEVAQQACREVLQKVKLQQVEGDVTDLQAGPEPPPPPAALTAAVKQTKIRENEDDPEGPAPGSVKSARRRQRHNPSKQSWLLRLFESKLFDVSMAISYLHNSKEPGVQAYIGNRLFSFLHEEVDFFLPQLLNMYIHMDEDVGDAIKPYVVHRCRQSISFSLQCAWLLGAYSSDMHISTQRHSRGTKLRKLILSDELKPAGPRARREPLTLTPFCPVTSHTAGPGPLGGDHGLSPSKRTHQRSKSDATVSISLSSNLKRTASNPKVESSQDEPVRLAPQREFIKSLMGIGKRLATLPTKEQKTQRLISELSLLNHKLPARVWLPTAAFDHHVVRVPHTQAVVLNSKDKAPYLIYVEVLECENFETSSVPIRIPENRIRSTRSVENLPDCGMSAEQRAGSFSVVPNYDNDDEAWSVDDIGELQVELPEVHTSSCDNISQFSVDSITSLESKEPVFIAAGDIRRRLSEQLAQAPTTFKRDPEDPSAVALKEPWEEKVRRIREGSPYGHLPNWRLLSVIVKCGDDLRQELLAFQVLQQLKSIYEQERVPLWIKPYKILVLSSDSGMIEPVMNAVSLHQVKKQSQLSLLDYFLQEHGAPTTEAYLSAQRNFVQSCAGYSLVCYLLQVKDRHNGNILLDAEGHIIHIDFGFILSSSPKNLGFETSAFKLTTEFVDVMGGPDGDMFNYYKMLMLQGLIAARKHMDRVLQIVEIMQQGTQLPCFHGSSTMRGLKERFHMSLTEEQLQLLIDQLVDGSMRSLTTKLYDGFQYLTNGIM; this is encoded by the exons ATGATGGATGACACAGAGTCTGAGCTTTCCTCCGCCCCCTCTGAGCAGAACAGcccctccctctccgtctcttcctccctctccctcccctccacgcCCTCGTCGTCGTGCGCCCCCCCCCAGGCCCTCACCCCCCCCCTGGGTGTGATCAGCGAGGGGGCAGGGGAGCTCACCCTGGTCATCGACGCGGAGGTGGCTCAGCAGGCGTGTCGGGAGGTGCTGCAgaaggtgaagctgcagcaggtggagggcGATGTCACAGACCTGCAGGCTGGTCcagaacccccccctccccccgcagCTCTGACAGCCGCCGTGAAGCAGACGAAGATCCGCGAGAACGAGGACGACCCGGAAGGCCCGGCCCCCGGCTCGGTGAAAAGCGCCCGGCGGCGGCAGAGACACAATCCGTCCAAACAGTCGTGGCTGCTCCGCCTGTTTGAGTCCAAGCTGTTTGATGTTTCCATGGCGATCTCTTACCTGCACAACTCGAAGGAGCCGGGCGTCCAGGCGTACATCGGGAACCGGCTCTTCAGCTTCCTGCACGAGGAGGTGGACTTCTTCCTGCCGCAGCTCCTCAACATGTACATCCACATGGACGAAGACGTCGGGGATGCTATCAAGCCATACGTG GTTCATCGCTGCAGACAGAGCATCTCCTTCAGTCTTCAGTGTGCCTGGCTTCTTGGAGCATACTCCTCCGACATGCACATCTCCACTCAGCGTCACTCCAGAGGAACCAAACTGAGAAAACTCATCCTGTCCGATGAACTCAAACCCGCAGGGCCTCGAGCTCGCAGGGAACCCCTGACTCTGACACCTTTCTGTCCCGTAACGTCTCACACAGCTGGCCCTGGACCCCTTGGAGGAGACCATGGCCTGTCGCCCTCCAAACGGACTCATCAGCGCTCCAAGTCCGACGCCACAGTCAGCATCAGCCTGAGCAGCAACCTGAAAAGGACGGCCAGTAACCCAAAGGTGGAGAGCAGCCAGGACGAG cccGTGCGACTGGCTCCTCAGAGGGAGTTCATTAAGTCTCTGATGGGGATCGGGAAGCGTTTGGCGACGCTGCCGACCAAAGAGCAAAAGACTCAGCGTCTGATCTCCGAGCTGTCGCTGCTCAACCACAAGCTGCCGGCTCGAGTGTGGCTGCCCACGGCCGCTTTTGACCACCACGTGGTCCGAGTGCCGCACACACAGGCCGTGGTTCTGAACTCCAAAGACAAg GCCCCGTACCTGATCTATGTGGAGGTTCTGGAGTGTGAGAACTTCGAGACGTCCAGCGTTCCGATACGGATCCCGGAGAACCGGATCAGGAGCACACGTTCTGTGGAGAATCTGCCAGACTGCGGCATGTCGGCGGAGCAGAGAGCCGGCAGCTTCTCCGTGGTCCCAAACTACGACAACGACGACGAGGCCTGGTCTGTCGACGACATCGgagagctgcaggtggag CTTCCAGAGGTCCACACCAGCAGCTGTGACAACATCAGTCAGTTCTCTGTCGACAGTATCACCAGTCTGGAGAGCAAAGAGCCTGTGTTCATCGCCGCTGGAGACATCAG GCGCCGTCTCTCGGAGCAGCTGGCTCAGGCCCCCACCACCTTCAAACGGGACCCAGAGGACCCGTCGGCTGTGGCCCTGAAGGAGCCCTGGGAAGAGAAGGTCCG GAGGATCAGAGAAGGATCTCCATACGGACACCTCCCAAACTGGAGGCTTTTGTCTGTTATTGTTAAATGTGGAGACGACCTGAGACAGGAGCTGCTCGCCTTccaggtgctgcagcagctcaag TCGATCTATGAACAGGAGCGGGTTCCCCTCTGGATCAAGCCCTATAAGATCCTGGTGCTGTCGTCGGACAGCGGGATGATCGAGCCGGTGATGAACGCCGTGTCCCTCCACCAGGTGAAGAAGCAGAGCCAGCTGTCTTTGCTCGACTACTTTCTGCAGGAACACGGAGCTCCCACCACTGAGGCCTACCTGTCCGCTCAGAGGAACTTCGTGCAGAGCTGTGCTGGGTACAGCCTCGTCTGTTACCTGCTGCAGGTCAAAGACAG gCACAACGGAAACATCCTGCTGGACGCTGAAGGTCACATCATCCACATTGACTTCGGCTTCATCCTCTCCAGCTCACCCAAAAACCTTGGCTTCGAAACGTCCGCCTTCAAACTCACAACCGAGTTTGTGGAT GTGATGGGGGGTCCAGACGGCGACATGTTCAACTACTacaagatgttgatgcttcagGGTCTGATTGCCGCCAGAAAACACATGGACCGGGTTCTGCAGATTGTGGAGATCATGCagcaag gtaCTCAGCTGCCATGTTTCCACGGTTCCAGCACCATGCGAGGTCTGAAGGAACGTTTCCACATGAGTCTGacggaggagcagctgcagctgctgattgaTCAGCTGGTCGACGGATCGATGAGGTCACTGACCACCAAACTGTACGATGGCTTCCAGTACCTCACTAACGGCATCATGTGA
- the pi4kb gene encoding phosphatidylinositol 4-kinase beta isoform X2, with the protein MMDDTESELSSAPSEQNSPSLSVSSSLSLPSTPSSSCAPPQALTPPLGVISEGAGELTLVIDAEVAQQACREVLQKVKLQQVEGDVTDLQAGPEPPPPPAALTAAVKQTKIRENEDDPEGPAPGSVKSARRRQRHNPSKQSWLLRLFESKLFDVSMAISYLHNSKEPGVQAYIGNRLFSFLHEEVDFFLPQLLNMYIHMDEDVGDAIKPYVVHRCRQSISFSLQCAWLLGAYSSDMHISTQRHSRGTKLRKLILSDELKPAGPRARREPLTLTPFCPVTSHTAGPGPLGGDHGLSPSKRTHQRSKSDATVSISLSSNLKRTASNPKVESSQDEDSSCSSDSLEFEAGPPVRLAPQREFIKSLMGIGKRLATLPTKEQKTQRLISELSLLNHKLPARVWLPTAAFDHHVVRVPHTQAVVLNSKDKAPYLIYVEVLECENFETSSVPIRIPENRIRSTRSVENLPDCGMSAEQRAGSFSVVPNYDNDDEAWSVDDIGELQVELPEVHTSSCDNISQFSVDSITSLESKEPVFIAAGDIRRRLSEQLAQAPTTFKRDPEDPSAVALKEPWEEKVRRIREGSPYGHLPNWRLLSVIVKCGDDLRQELLAFQVLQQLKERVPLWIKPYKILVLSSDSGMIEPVMNAVSLHQVKKQSQLSLLDYFLQEHGAPTTEAYLSAQRNFVQSCAGYSLVCYLLQVKDRHNGNILLDAEGHIIHIDFGFILSSSPKNLGFETSAFKLTTEFVDVMGGPDGDMFNYYKMLMLQGLIAARKHMDRVLQIVEIMQQGTQLPCFHGSSTMRGLKERFHMSLTEEQLQLLIDQLVDGSMRSLTTKLYDGFQYLTNGIM; encoded by the exons ATGATGGATGACACAGAGTCTGAGCTTTCCTCCGCCCCCTCTGAGCAGAACAGcccctccctctccgtctcttcctccctctccctcccctccacgcCCTCGTCGTCGTGCGCCCCCCCCCAGGCCCTCACCCCCCCCCTGGGTGTGATCAGCGAGGGGGCAGGGGAGCTCACCCTGGTCATCGACGCGGAGGTGGCTCAGCAGGCGTGTCGGGAGGTGCTGCAgaaggtgaagctgcagcaggtggagggcGATGTCACAGACCTGCAGGCTGGTCcagaacccccccctccccccgcagCTCTGACAGCCGCCGTGAAGCAGACGAAGATCCGCGAGAACGAGGACGACCCGGAAGGCCCGGCCCCCGGCTCGGTGAAAAGCGCCCGGCGGCGGCAGAGACACAATCCGTCCAAACAGTCGTGGCTGCTCCGCCTGTTTGAGTCCAAGCTGTTTGATGTTTCCATGGCGATCTCTTACCTGCACAACTCGAAGGAGCCGGGCGTCCAGGCGTACATCGGGAACCGGCTCTTCAGCTTCCTGCACGAGGAGGTGGACTTCTTCCTGCCGCAGCTCCTCAACATGTACATCCACATGGACGAAGACGTCGGGGATGCTATCAAGCCATACGTG GTTCATCGCTGCAGACAGAGCATCTCCTTCAGTCTTCAGTGTGCCTGGCTTCTTGGAGCATACTCCTCCGACATGCACATCTCCACTCAGCGTCACTCCAGAGGAACCAAACTGAGAAAACTCATCCTGTCCGATGAACTCAAACCCGCAGGGCCTCGAGCTCGCAGGGAACCCCTGACTCTGACACCTTTCTGTCCCGTAACGTCTCACACAGCTGGCCCTGGACCCCTTGGAGGAGACCATGGCCTGTCGCCCTCCAAACGGACTCATCAGCGCTCCAAGTCCGACGCCACAGTCAGCATCAGCCTGAGCAGCAACCTGAAAAGGACGGCCAGTAACCCAAAGGTGGAGAGCAGCCAGGACGAG gacagcagctgcagctcagacagtCTGGAGTTTGAGGCTGGTCCC cccGTGCGACTGGCTCCTCAGAGGGAGTTCATTAAGTCTCTGATGGGGATCGGGAAGCGTTTGGCGACGCTGCCGACCAAAGAGCAAAAGACTCAGCGTCTGATCTCCGAGCTGTCGCTGCTCAACCACAAGCTGCCGGCTCGAGTGTGGCTGCCCACGGCCGCTTTTGACCACCACGTGGTCCGAGTGCCGCACACACAGGCCGTGGTTCTGAACTCCAAAGACAAg GCCCCGTACCTGATCTATGTGGAGGTTCTGGAGTGTGAGAACTTCGAGACGTCCAGCGTTCCGATACGGATCCCGGAGAACCGGATCAGGAGCACACGTTCTGTGGAGAATCTGCCAGACTGCGGCATGTCGGCGGAGCAGAGAGCCGGCAGCTTCTCCGTGGTCCCAAACTACGACAACGACGACGAGGCCTGGTCTGTCGACGACATCGgagagctgcaggtggag CTTCCAGAGGTCCACACCAGCAGCTGTGACAACATCAGTCAGTTCTCTGTCGACAGTATCACCAGTCTGGAGAGCAAAGAGCCTGTGTTCATCGCCGCTGGAGACATCAG GCGCCGTCTCTCGGAGCAGCTGGCTCAGGCCCCCACCACCTTCAAACGGGACCCAGAGGACCCGTCGGCTGTGGCCCTGAAGGAGCCCTGGGAAGAGAAGGTCCG GAGGATCAGAGAAGGATCTCCATACGGACACCTCCCAAACTGGAGGCTTTTGTCTGTTATTGTTAAATGTGGAGACGACCTGAGACAGGAGCTGCTCGCCTTccaggtgctgcagcagctcaag GAGCGGGTTCCCCTCTGGATCAAGCCCTATAAGATCCTGGTGCTGTCGTCGGACAGCGGGATGATCGAGCCGGTGATGAACGCCGTGTCCCTCCACCAGGTGAAGAAGCAGAGCCAGCTGTCTTTGCTCGACTACTTTCTGCAGGAACACGGAGCTCCCACCACTGAGGCCTACCTGTCCGCTCAGAGGAACTTCGTGCAGAGCTGTGCTGGGTACAGCCTCGTCTGTTACCTGCTGCAGGTCAAAGACAG gCACAACGGAAACATCCTGCTGGACGCTGAAGGTCACATCATCCACATTGACTTCGGCTTCATCCTCTCCAGCTCACCCAAAAACCTTGGCTTCGAAACGTCCGCCTTCAAACTCACAACCGAGTTTGTGGAT GTGATGGGGGGTCCAGACGGCGACATGTTCAACTACTacaagatgttgatgcttcagGGTCTGATTGCCGCCAGAAAACACATGGACCGGGTTCTGCAGATTGTGGAGATCATGCagcaag gtaCTCAGCTGCCATGTTTCCACGGTTCCAGCACCATGCGAGGTCTGAAGGAACGTTTCCACATGAGTCTGacggaggagcagctgcagctgctgattgaTCAGCTGGTCGACGGATCGATGAGGTCACTGACCACCAAACTGTACGATGGCTTCCAGTACCTCACTAACGGCATCATGTGA